From the genome of Candidatus Methylopumilus rimovensis, one region includes:
- the tsaB gene encoding tRNA (adenosine(37)-N6)-threonylcarbamoyltransferase complex dimerization subunit type 1 TsaB produces MKILSLDTSSEYMSLGLKIDEDFYSININAGQTHSEIVLPEIKKLLEGHQLTTKDLDAIAFGRGPGSFTGIRIACGIAYGLGYGASIPVIGVNNLLALAESSGKNKVISAIDARMGEIYLSAYTKESKIFSKPIIEGVYKPDELPQLKESGWTLIGNAIETYKKEMKDHFDQQINDLVDGPYEVVESISRLAIPFIKNKVFELIHAEPVYLRNKVAFTTEERKALNAIY; encoded by the coding sequence ATGAAAATTTTGTCCTTAGATACCTCTTCTGAATATATGTCTTTAGGTTTAAAGATTGATGAAGACTTCTATTCGATCAATATCAATGCTGGACAGACTCATTCAGAAATAGTCTTACCTGAAATAAAAAAATTATTAGAAGGACATCAATTAACGACAAAAGACCTTGATGCTATTGCATTTGGTAGAGGGCCAGGATCATTTACAGGCATAAGAATCGCGTGTGGTATCGCATACGGACTAGGTTATGGCGCTTCAATTCCAGTTATTGGCGTGAACAATCTTTTAGCGCTCGCCGAGAGTTCGGGTAAAAATAAAGTAATAAGTGCCATTGATGCCAGAATGGGTGAAATATATTTAAGTGCTTATACAAAGGAGAGCAAAATATTTTCAAAGCCAATCATTGAAGGGGTTTATAAGCCAGATGAATTACCTCAACTTAAAGAATCCGGCTGGACTTTGATTGGTAATGCAATCGAAACATACAAGAAAGAAATGAAAGATCATTTTGACCAACAAATAAATGATCTCGTAGACGGGCCCTATGAGGTGGTCGAATCTATTTCAAGATTGGCAATACCTTTTATTAAAAATAAAGTATTTGAGTTGATTCATGCTGAGCCTGTTTACTTAAGAAATAAAGTGGCGTTTACTACCGAAGAGCGAAAAGCATTGAATGCAATTTATTGA
- a CDS encoding ATP-dependent DNA helicase, whose amino-acid sequence MNEIFIKEFFSEKGDLSHNIDGYRVRQEQIDISILIDKAITHKKKLIVEAGTGIGKTFAYLVPAFLSGGKIIISTATKNLQDQLFTKDIPMIRDALKVPVSLAMLKGRSNYLCHLRLENAMIEGAFMTKEDVTHLHLVNQHAKHSIDGDRAELDTIPESSSIWPQVTSTKENCLGQECSFYKECFVMSARKKALAADVTIVNHHLFFADLNMKEEGISELLPKATTVIFDEAHQIPDIASIFFGKNISTSKISEIVQDGFQIYLKHMKDVSDFEPILNDLEKANKNFRLVFPRESNRYPYQKISSFSQFESSYLNLVEKLKKIIELLTLHKDRDSEIEKYFDSANEILKSFDDWLEDKDNNSIKWIEIYSQSLQLNNTPLSIADMFARHINNESTSWVFTSATLAVKNNFDHFKNQLGLIDADSVSKESPFNYAEKALLFVPKTMPDANHENFNFAVVNQIYPFIKASKGRAFILCTTLKSMREIFTLLQDKIETDQLDYPIYLQGDGSRNHLLNKFREHGHAILIGSLSFWEGVDVKGDALSLVVIDKLPFFSPEDPVLAARIDKINQSGKNAFMEYQLPNAVITLKQGAGRLIRDECDKGALVICDTRIIDKAYGKKMWQSLPPFARTRDDLEVIQFLEKI is encoded by the coding sequence ATGAATGAAATATTTATCAAAGAATTTTTTAGCGAAAAAGGCGATCTTTCTCATAACATTGATGGCTATCGAGTGAGACAAGAGCAGATCGATATCTCGATCTTAATTGACAAAGCGATTACACATAAAAAAAAATTAATTGTCGAAGCGGGAACAGGCATTGGTAAAACTTTTGCGTATCTTGTCCCGGCATTTCTTTCTGGCGGCAAAATTATTATTTCTACAGCAACTAAAAATTTACAGGATCAATTATTTACTAAAGATATTCCTATGATTAGGGACGCATTAAAGGTCCCAGTGAGTTTAGCTATGCTCAAAGGTAGATCAAATTATTTATGCCATTTGCGATTAGAAAACGCCATGATTGAAGGTGCTTTTATGACCAAAGAAGATGTCACCCATTTACATCTCGTAAACCAACATGCAAAGCATAGTATTGATGGTGACAGAGCTGAATTAGATACTATTCCAGAAAGCTCATCTATATGGCCGCAAGTAACCTCTACTAAAGAAAATTGTTTGGGTCAGGAGTGTAGTTTTTATAAAGAGTGTTTTGTCATGAGCGCTCGAAAAAAAGCATTGGCTGCGGATGTTACCATTGTCAATCACCATTTATTCTTTGCCGATCTTAATATGAAGGAGGAAGGTATATCTGAACTTCTTCCAAAAGCCACAACAGTTATTTTTGATGAAGCACATCAGATACCTGATATTGCTTCTATTTTTTTTGGGAAAAATATTTCAACAAGTAAGATTAGCGAGATAGTTCAAGATGGTTTTCAGATTTATTTAAAACATATGAAAGATGTTTCAGATTTTGAACCTATTTTAAATGACTTAGAAAAAGCAAATAAAAATTTTAGACTTGTATTTCCAAGAGAATCTAATCGATATCCCTATCAAAAGATTTCCTCTTTTAGTCAATTCGAATCCAGCTATCTAAATCTGGTTGAAAAACTCAAAAAAATAATTGAATTATTAACTCTTCATAAAGACCGGGATTCGGAGATTGAAAAGTATTTTGATAGCGCGAATGAAATACTTAAGAGTTTTGATGATTGGCTTGAGGATAAAGATAACAATTCAATTAAATGGATCGAAATTTATTCGCAGTCCCTGCAGTTGAACAATACGCCGTTATCTATTGCTGATATGTTTGCAAGACATATTAATAATGAATCAACTTCATGGGTCTTTACATCAGCAACACTCGCTGTAAAAAATAATTTTGATCATTTCAAAAACCAACTCGGCCTGATAGATGCAGATTCGGTTTCTAAAGAGAGCCCATTTAATTACGCTGAAAAAGCTTTACTCTTCGTTCCCAAAACAATGCCGGATGCCAATCATGAGAATTTCAACTTTGCGGTTGTGAATCAGATCTATCCTTTTATTAAAGCAAGCAAAGGCAGAGCATTTATTTTATGTACGACATTAAAATCTATGCGAGAAATATTTACACTCCTTCAAGATAAGATTGAAACAGATCAATTAGATTATCCAATCTATCTTCAAGGCGATGGTTCAAGAAATCATCTTTTAAATAAATTTAGAGAACACGGTCACGCTATTCTTATCGGCTCGTTAAGTTTTTGGGAGGGTGTAGATGTGAAGGGTGACGCTTTGTCATTGGTGGTAATAGATAAATTACCATTTTTTTCCCCAGAGGACCCTGTCTTGGCTGCAAGAATTGATAAAATTAATCAAAGTGGCAAGAATGCTTTTATGGAATATCAATTACCTAATGCAGTCATTACTTTAAAACAGGGCGCTGGTCGATTAATACGTGACGAGTGTGATAAAGGAGCTCTTGTGATATGCGATACAAGAATTATTGATAAAGCTTATGGAAAAAAAATGTGGCAGAGTTTGCCCCCTTTCGCTCGAACGCGAGATGATCTAGAAGTCATCCAATTTCTAGAAAAAATTTAA
- a CDS encoding C40 family peptidase, which produces MNFKALLIFVAIAFSSPSWAETDSLNLDASDTASQLEVSPSADQQWKSDIALIIDKAYELTGIKYKLGGSRPETGFDCSQFVKYVFEQALNLSLPPSARSLSKMGETIKFEDLQPGDLVFFNTRKSRFSHVGIYVGNNEFIHAPRTGKTIRVESLTKNYWLKRFNGATRVDPEETL; this is translated from the coding sequence ATGAATTTCAAAGCTTTACTCATCTTTGTAGCGATCGCATTTTCTAGCCCGTCTTGGGCGGAAACTGATTCATTGAATTTAGATGCTTCAGACACAGCTTCACAATTGGAAGTATCGCCGTCAGCTGATCAGCAATGGAAAAGCGATATTGCCCTCATTATTGATAAAGCTTATGAGCTCACTGGTATTAAATATAAATTAGGGGGCTCAAGGCCAGAAACCGGTTTTGATTGCAGTCAATTTGTAAAATATGTCTTTGAGCAGGCTTTAAATCTTAGCCTTCCTCCAAGCGCCAGATCCCTCAGTAAGATGGGTGAAACAATTAAATTTGAAGACTTGCAACCAGGTGATCTTGTATTCTTTAATACACGAAAATCTAGGTTCTCTCATGTCGGTATCTATGTAGGAAATAATGAATTTATTCATGCGCCACGAACAGGCAAAACTATTCGTGTTGAAAGCCTTACAAAAAACTACTGGCTTAAAAGATTTAATGGCGCAACAAGAGTTGACCCAGAAGAAACGCTTTAA
- a CDS encoding SelT/SelW/SelH family protein produces the protein MGTKSKTHQIEIQFCTQCGWLPRASWMMQEILTTFQDEILSVTLTPKSGGIFDIFLDKEKIYSRSDFGGFLDIKDIKKLIRDNINPKKNLGHSEL, from the coding sequence ATGGGAACTAAATCTAAAACACATCAAATCGAAATTCAATTTTGTACGCAATGTGGCTGGCTTCCCCGAGCTTCATGGATGATGCAGGAAATACTGACGACTTTTCAGGATGAAATTTTATCTGTTACCTTAACCCCTAAATCGGGCGGTATTTTTGACATTTTCTTAGATAAAGAAAAGATCTATTCCAGATCAGATTTTGGAGGATTTCTTGATATCAAGGATATTAAAAAGTTGATAAGGGACAACATTAACCCAAAGAAAAATCTCGGACATAGCGAGCTTTAA
- a CDS encoding S41 family peptidase yields the protein MRSKFEKFTLIACGAMIGVLISLNLPVFADKAEKNNLPIDELRTFAEVFGKIKSDYVEPVEDKKLINEALNGMLTGLDPHSSFLNTEDFKDLNQATQGEFGGLGIEVGMEDGFVKVISPIEDSPAYKAGLKSGDLIMKLDETSTKGLTLNDSVKKMRGKPGSSIVLTVLRKGETKPLIFNLVRAVIKSQSVKGKLAEPNYAYVRVAQFQEHTGEDLAKLLKNLRQQNKVPLKGILLDLRNNPGGLLNAAVGVSAAFLPKGDLVVYTEGRAQDSKMHLTATPENYLKGSGKDDYLKDFPEDIRSTPMAVLVNNGSASASEIVAGALQDHKRALIVGMQSFGKGSVQSILPMNNGTAIKMTTARYFTPKGRSIQAKGIVPDIIVDDGSDPSFMTKEADLTNHLSNPKDADANVAPKDKDSKPITSPVKKSEEDKKKTSDAPSGPIEPGSKADKQFQEAMNILKGLQIIQNK from the coding sequence ATGCGCTCAAAATTCGAAAAATTTACCCTCATAGCCTGTGGCGCTATGATCGGTGTTCTGATCAGTTTGAATTTACCCGTCTTTGCGGATAAAGCTGAAAAAAACAATCTCCCCATTGATGAACTTAGAACTTTTGCCGAAGTTTTTGGCAAGATTAAATCTGATTACGTAGAGCCAGTAGAAGACAAAAAGCTTATCAACGAAGCACTTAATGGCATGCTTACCGGCCTTGATCCTCATTCTTCTTTTTTAAATACCGAAGACTTTAAAGATTTAAATCAAGCAACCCAAGGTGAGTTTGGTGGTCTTGGAATTGAAGTTGGTATGGAAGATGGTTTTGTAAAAGTTATCTCGCCTATCGAAGATAGTCCAGCTTACAAAGCAGGATTAAAGAGTGGTGACCTCATTATGAAATTAGATGAAACGTCTACAAAAGGTTTAACACTGAATGACTCGGTTAAAAAAATGCGTGGCAAACCAGGTAGTAGTATTGTTCTTACCGTATTAAGAAAAGGTGAAACCAAACCCTTAATTTTTAATTTAGTGCGCGCCGTCATCAAGTCACAAAGCGTTAAGGGAAAGCTTGCTGAACCGAATTATGCATACGTTCGCGTCGCTCAATTCCAAGAGCATACAGGTGAAGATTTAGCGAAGCTCCTAAAAAATCTTCGTCAACAAAATAAAGTTCCTTTAAAAGGTATATTGCTTGATCTTAGAAATAATCCAGGTGGTTTATTAAATGCTGCGGTTGGCGTCTCTGCTGCTTTCTTGCCTAAGGGTGATTTGGTTGTTTATACAGAAGGTCGTGCGCAAGATTCAAAAATGCATCTTACTGCAACCCCTGAGAATTATCTTAAAGGTAGCGGCAAAGATGATTACCTTAAAGACTTTCCGGAAGATATTAGATCAACGCCTATGGCAGTTTTAGTGAATAACGGATCTGCATCTGCATCTGAAATTGTGGCAGGCGCTCTCCAAGATCACAAGAGAGCCTTGATTGTCGGCATGCAAAGTTTTGGTAAAGGGTCTGTACAAAGTATTCTGCCTATGAATAACGGCACTGCAATTAAGATGACAACAGCAAGATACTTCACCCCTAAAGGAAGATCAATTCAGGCTAAAGGTATTGTGCCTGACATCATCGTTGATGATGGAAGTGATCCTTCATTTATGACTAAAGAAGCGGATCTCACAAATCATCTTTCAAATCCAAAAGATGCTGATGCAAACGTCGCTCCCAAAGATAAAGATAGTAAGCCTATAACTTCTCCAGTCAAAAAATCTGAAGAGGATAAAAAGAAGACCTCTGATGCTCCCTCAGGCCCTATTGAGCCAGGAAGTAAAGCGGATAAGCAATTCCAAGAAGCAATGAATATTCTCAAAGGCCTTCAGATTATTCAAAATAAATGA
- the coq7 gene encoding 2-polyprenyl-3-methyl-6-methoxy-1,4-benzoquinone monooxygenase, giving the protein MIDDLIVEFDKGLKVLFTKPKGSRPRPDLHIKETELTPDEKKRTIELMRVNHAGEVCAQALYSGQLLFNSHGEGAESLKKASKEEIDHLDWCNSRIHELGGKTSLLNPLWYTGSFLIGSLASALGEKYNLGFLAETERQVAQHLTGHLKKISKKDLKTNKILEVMADDEEQHAIKAKELGGAELPRQVKKAMSLTSKMMTTLSAKI; this is encoded by the coding sequence ATGATTGATGATCTTATCGTTGAGTTTGATAAGGGCCTGAAGGTTTTATTTACTAAACCTAAAGGCTCAAGACCGAGACCTGACCTTCACATTAAAGAAACTGAATTAACCCCGGACGAAAAAAAACGTACGATCGAATTGATGCGCGTTAATCATGCAGGTGAAGTTTGCGCTCAAGCTTTATATAGCGGACAACTTCTTTTCAATTCACATGGTGAAGGTGCCGAGTCTTTAAAGAAAGCATCCAAAGAAGAAATCGATCACCTTGATTGGTGTAATTCTAGAATCCACGAATTAGGAGGCAAAACAAGCCTTCTCAATCCTTTATGGTATACAGGCTCTTTTTTAATAGGCTCTTTAGCAAGCGCCTTAGGTGAAAAATATAACTTAGGATTCTTAGCTGAAACAGAACGACAAGTAGCTCAACATTTAACAGGTCATTTAAAGAAAATTTCTAAAAAAGATCTTAAGACGAATAAAATACTAGAAGTTATGGCGGATGACGAAGAACAACATGCAATCAAGGCAAAAGAACTAGGTGGCGCTGAATTGCCCCGTCAGGTCAAAAAAGCTATGTCATTAACATCAAAAATGATGACAACACTTTCGGCAAAAATTTAA
- a CDS encoding DUF2322 family protein has protein sequence MQKFNDILLTLDKSDHIDRIEIYKNNVLIGAIENKPGSQGSVKVYQHLWKIFGAITLDAAIEGLDLYSEHTVDAQKNPGKHPNIDRLLTVMENEEPLDLKIIKN, from the coding sequence ATGCAGAAATTTAATGACATTTTATTAACGCTCGACAAATCAGATCACATTGATCGTATCGAAATTTATAAAAATAATGTTTTGATAGGTGCTATCGAAAATAAACCAGGAAGCCAAGGCTCCGTAAAAGTCTATCAACATCTCTGGAAAATTTTTGGCGCTATTACCCTTGATGCAGCAATTGAAGGTCTTGATTTATATTCAGAACATACTGTAGATGCTCAAAAAAATCCTGGCAAACATCCAAATATTGATCGTCTTCTTACCGTTATGGAAAATGAAGAGCCACTTGATTTAAAAATCATTAAAAATTAA
- a CDS encoding OsmC family protein — protein sequence MKARVKWIENVCFIGESESNHSVILDGPEELGGRKLGMRPMEMLLIGMGGCTSFDVVTILKKSRQAISDCYAEIEAERAETIPKVFTKIHIHFVLKGKGLDKDQVERAIKLSAEKYCSASIMLSKSVQITHDFEIKEDI from the coding sequence ATGAAAGCTAGAGTCAAATGGATTGAAAATGTATGTTTCATAGGCGAGTCTGAGTCTAATCATTCAGTGATTCTTGATGGTCCCGAAGAATTGGGCGGTAGAAAACTGGGGATGCGCCCTATGGAGATGTTGCTTATCGGCATGGGTGGATGCACATCATTTGATGTGGTCACGATCCTTAAGAAATCAAGACAAGCTATTAGTGATTGTTATGCTGAAATTGAAGCTGAAAGGGCTGAGACAATACCTAAAGTTTTTACTAAGATTCACATTCATTTTGTTCTAAAAGGTAAGGGCTTGGATAAAGATCAAGTTGAGCGCGCAATTAAATTATCAGCTGAAAAATATTGTTCAGCATCCATTATGCTGTCTAAGTCGGTGCAAATTACACACGATTTCGAAATTAAAGAAGACATCTAA
- a CDS encoding FKBP-type peptidyl-prolyl cis-trans isomerase, with protein sequence MRHTNVFKFILVFSVILFNIDLASAESQISQKEIKLEKNITTLVIKDTVLGNGRQAEKGLAVTVHYSGWLYDPNQKDGKGKKFDSSLDRNDPFVFNLGGGQVIRGWDDGVDGMKIHGKRTLIIPPDMGYGSRGAGGVIPPNATLIFDVELLGVK encoded by the coding sequence ATGCGACATACGAACGTGTTTAAATTTATTTTAGTTTTTAGTGTTATTTTATTTAATATTGACTTAGCGTCTGCTGAGTCACAAATCTCACAAAAGGAAATTAAATTGGAAAAAAATATTACTACATTAGTTATTAAAGATACTGTTTTAGGCAATGGGCGACAAGCCGAAAAAGGCCTTGCTGTGACAGTGCATTACTCAGGTTGGTTATATGACCCAAATCAGAAAGATGGCAAGGGAAAAAAATTTGATAGCTCACTAGATCGCAATGACCCTTTCGTATTTAATTTAGGGGGTGGTCAAGTGATTCGAGGTTGGGATGATGGTGTGGATGGCATGAAAATTCATGGCAAAAGAACGCTCATCATTCCTCCAGATATGGGCTATGGCTCGCGCGGCGCTGGTGGTGTTATTCCCCCGAATGCTACTTTAATTTTTGATGTTGAGTTACTCGGAGTTAAGTAA
- the dacB gene encoding D-alanyl-D-alanine carboxypeptidase/D-alanyl-D-alanine endopeptidase, which translates to MRILFLIFLLWINPVFADSDIDAINKILNRSELSKGNYSLYIKNISKREKIFSYNEQKAFNPASVMKLVSTYAGLQLLGPQYQWKTEVLYKGNIKNKHLYGDLIIKGYGDPTLTYADFYEIIEKVQQKDIKYIHGNIIFDESFFGELKNQELIDDKKYRAYNVNPKSFVVNENTINFNFSISNEKINIQTFPEIPTLKVINHLKLTDQDCKEWKDTLGYEVETKSNLSEIRFNGSFDKACESKDINLSILSGNRLSKDLFEKIWKIHGGVIEGEFKNTYQNFTDTHKIYEHQSKPLSLVVRDINKYSQNLSARNLLLTILAENNGNPITENEAGRFTKESLMKEKLKLDSLEMDNGAGLSRNAKINAGDLGFLLEKAYSNVYMPEFISSLPNIGIDGTLKNRGKKLSVAKRAYLKTGSIQSVSAIAGYIFDKNNDVKVFVFMANDPKANESSKIQDDLIEWTYLN; encoded by the coding sequence ATGCGAATACTATTTCTTATATTTCTCTTATGGATAAATCCGGTATTTGCAGATTCGGATATTGATGCAATCAATAAAATATTGAATCGCTCAGAACTTTCAAAAGGTAATTACTCGCTTTACATTAAAAATATCTCTAAACGAGAAAAAATTTTTAGTTATAACGAACAAAAGGCATTCAATCCAGCCTCGGTGATGAAGTTAGTTTCGACATACGCCGGGCTTCAGCTTTTAGGCCCTCAGTATCAATGGAAGACGGAAGTGCTTTATAAAGGCAATATAAAAAATAAACATCTATACGGCGATCTCATTATTAAAGGTTATGGCGATCCTACTCTTACTTATGCAGATTTTTATGAAATTATTGAAAAAGTTCAACAAAAAGACATTAAGTATATTCACGGTAATATTATTTTTGATGAAAGCTTTTTTGGCGAACTAAAAAATCAAGAACTTATTGACGATAAAAAATATCGTGCTTATAACGTAAATCCAAAATCTTTTGTAGTTAACGAAAATACAATCAATTTTAATTTTTCGATAAGTAATGAAAAAATTAATATACAAACCTTTCCTGAAATTCCAACATTAAAAGTCATTAACCATTTAAAACTTACAGACCAGGACTGCAAAGAATGGAAGGATACTCTTGGTTACGAGGTAGAAACAAAATCTAATTTATCAGAAATTAGATTTAATGGTAGCTTCGATAAAGCATGCGAAAGTAAGGATATCAATTTATCAATATTAAGCGGTAATCGATTATCTAAAGATCTATTTGAAAAAATTTGGAAGATACATGGAGGAGTTATTGAGGGCGAGTTTAAAAATACATATCAAAATTTTACTGACACACATAAGATCTATGAGCATCAATCAAAGCCTTTAAGTCTTGTTGTGAGAGATATAAATAAATATAGCCAAAATCTGAGTGCCAGAAATTTATTGCTCACCATACTCGCAGAAAATAATGGTAATCCAATCACTGAAAATGAGGCCGGAAGGTTTACGAAAGAGTCTTTAATGAAAGAAAAATTGAAACTGGACTCTCTTGAAATGGATAATGGCGCAGGGCTTTCAAGAAATGCAAAAATAAATGCAGGAGATTTAGGTTTCTTATTAGAAAAAGCATACAGTAACGTTTATATGCCTGAATTTATATCATCGCTTCCAAATATAGGTATTGATGGTACTTTGAAAAATAGAGGAAAAAAATTATCAGTCGCAAAGCGTGCTTATTTAAAAACCGGTAGCATCCAAAGTGTTAGTGCTATCGCAGGATATATTTTTGATAAAAATAACGATGTAAAAGTTTTTGTATTTATGGCGAATGATCCTAAAGCAAATGAATCATCTAAAATACAAGATGATCTCATTGAATGGACCTATCTTAACTAA
- the bioA gene encoding adenosylmethionine--8-amino-7-oxononanoate transaminase: MRNQNFIDRSLKSLWNPCTQMKIQQSQSIIPIKRGEGVWLFDYDDKKYLDATSSWWVNLFGHNQSEIKKYITDQLDLVEHVMLAGLTHEPAIKLSEKLSHLTNLGHAFYGSDGSNAIEIAIKMSVHYWKNKGQPKKNKIIYLQNSYHGETLGALSVTDIKLFRKNYASLIKKNNPIKTPDWRYADKGETAESFALRCIQDLERYFQDNHQYIAAFILEPLVQCATGMGMYHSIYLAKARDLCTQYHIHLIDDEIAVGFGRTGKMFAFEHANIKPDFICLSKGLTGGFLPLSAVLTTDNVYMAFYEDKIEKGFLHSHSYTGNPLACSAALGTINYFENHDVINQNSKTSAYISERMKSLSILPISNLRNIGMIWAFDLDGATKKIIKKISSKAINRGLLIRPIGHTIYFMPPYVINHDEINFMIDTTLEVIQSSI, encoded by the coding sequence ATGAGGAATCAAAATTTCATCGATAGAAGCTTAAAAAGTTTGTGGAACCCATGTACACAAATGAAAATTCAACAGAGTCAATCTATTATCCCTATTAAGCGCGGAGAAGGTGTTTGGCTATTTGACTATGATGATAAAAAATATTTAGATGCAACTAGCTCTTGGTGGGTCAATTTATTCGGCCACAATCAAAGCGAAATTAAAAAATATATTACAGACCAACTCGACCTTGTTGAGCACGTCATGCTCGCAGGTTTAACTCATGAACCAGCCATAAAACTTTCTGAAAAATTAAGTCATCTCACAAATCTAGGCCATGCTTTTTACGGTAGCGACGGGTCTAATGCGATTGAAATTGCTATTAAGATGAGTGTGCATTATTGGAAGAATAAAGGTCAACCAAAGAAGAATAAAATAATTTATTTACAGAATAGCTACCATGGTGAAACGCTCGGCGCCTTGTCTGTGACAGATATTAAACTTTTTCGTAAAAACTATGCTTCATTAATAAAAAAAAATAATCCTATCAAAACGCCGGATTGGCGATATGCAGATAAAGGAGAAACAGCAGAATCCTTCGCATTAAGATGTATTCAAGACTTGGAAAGATATTTTCAAGATAATCATCAATATATAGCCGCTTTTATATTGGAGCCCCTTGTGCAATGTGCAACTGGGATGGGAATGTACCACTCCATTTATTTAGCAAAAGCTAGAGATCTTTGTACGCAATATCATATTCATCTGATTGATGATGAGATTGCAGTGGGGTTCGGAAGAACGGGAAAGATGTTTGCATTTGAACATGCTAATATAAAGCCTGATTTTATTTGTCTTTCAAAAGGATTAACCGGCGGCTTCCTTCCCTTGTCAGCCGTGCTAACCACCGATAACGTTTATATGGCTTTTTACGAGGATAAGATAGAAAAAGGCTTTCTACACTCGCATAGCTACACTGGAAATCCACTCGCATGCAGTGCTGCGTTAGGCACAATAAATTATTTTGAAAATCATGATGTGATTAATCAAAATAGTAAAACCTCAGCTTATATTTCAGAGCGCATGAAGTCTCTATCAATATTGCCAATTTCTAATTTAAGAAATATAGGAATGATATGGGCATTTGATCTTGATGGAGCTACAAAAAAGATAATTAAAAAAATAAGTTCAAAAGCCATTAATCGTGGTCTTTTAATAAGGCCGATAGGCCATACTATTTATTTCATGCCACCTTATGTTATCAATCATGATGAAATAAATTTTATGATTGATACTACTCTTGAAGTTATTCAGTCATCCATATAA
- a CDS encoding aldo/keto reductase — protein sequence MSYYIEKKNYRKLGQSDLLISPITLGTMTFGEQNTESEAFLQLDWAVSHGINFIDTAEMYPVPPKENTFTATETIVGHWLKKQKREDIVLATKAAGPRRALNWIRNGPKAFDEKNLREAVEGSLKRLQTDYIDLYQLHWPERNVPMFGQYKFDPSAEMEGSKLKEWVPIHEQLEALNRLVQEGKIKYIGISNEQSWGAMEFIRIAKEKKLPLIASIQNCYNLINRGLEFGMTEILYREKIGFLTYSPLAFGHLTGKYLNDIDARGRVTLFKGFAQRYDKPNVFPAVKAYEALALKHGMTLTEMALAFAYHQWFVTSTIIGATSLDQLKENIEAYNISLSKELLGEIEIIHLTHMNPAP from the coding sequence ATGAGCTATTACATAGAAAAGAAAAATTATCGAAAGCTAGGACAGTCGGATTTGCTTATTTCACCGATTACCTTGGGCACCATGACCTTTGGCGAACAAAACACGGAGTCCGAGGCATTTTTACAACTTGATTGGGCGGTATCACATGGTATTAATTTTATTGATACGGCTGAAATGTATCCCGTTCCTCCTAAAGAAAATACTTTTACGGCAACCGAAACAATCGTAGGTCATTGGTTAAAAAAACAAAAAAGGGAAGATATTGTTTTAGCAACTAAAGCTGCAGGTCCAAGAAGAGCGCTCAATTGGATTCGCAACGGACCTAAAGCTTTCGATGAAAAAAATTTACGTGAGGCAGTGGAGGGCTCTTTAAAAAGACTTCAAACAGATTATATCGATTTATATCAACTCCATTGGCCTGAAAGAAATGTGCCAATGTTTGGTCAGTATAAATTTGATCCTAGTGCCGAAATGGAAGGCTCAAAATTAAAAGAGTGGGTGCCCATTCATGAACAACTAGAAGCATTAAATAGACTTGTGCAAGAAGGTAAGATTAAATATATCGGCATATCTAATGAGCAATCTTGGGGTGCGATGGAATTTATTCGTATTGCAAAAGAAAAGAAATTACCTCTCATAGCTTCCATTCAGAATTGTTACAACCTCATCAATAGAGGGTTGGAGTTTGGTATGACAGAAATTTTATATCGAGAAAAGATTGGCTTCCTAACCTATTCACCCTTGGCGTTCGGACATCTCACCGGAAAGTATTTAAACGATATTGATGCAAGAGGTCGCGTGACTCTATTTAAAGGGTTTGCTCAAAGATATGATAAGCCTAACGTATTTCCTGCTGTTAAAGCATATGAAGCATTAGCACTGAAACATGGCATGACCTTAACTGAGATGGCCTTAGCTTTTGCTTATCATCAGTGGTTTGTTACATCAACCATCATAGGCGCCACATCGCTTGATCAACTGAAAGAAAACATTGAAGCGTATAACATAAGTCTCTCTAAAGAGTTGTTAGGTGAAATTGAAATCATTCATCTCACCCACATGAACCCAGCGCCTTGA